The Solidesulfovibrio fructosivorans JJ] genome has a window encoding:
- a CDS encoding helix-turn-helix domain-containing protein produces MEEKDPLSPEAVRLLAALAAQPETAFPDRVMPGEVATRLGFAPGKAWRLFRALFDKGYYQYDISAYSGRLTEAGRAAAKDLRK; encoded by the coding sequence ATGGAAGAGAAAGATCCCTTGAGCCCCGAGGCAGTCCGGCTTCTGGCCGCATTGGCCGCGCAGCCGGAAACGGCCTTCCCGGATCGCGTCATGCCCGGCGAGGTGGCGACGCGGCTCGGCTTTGCGCCGGGAAAGGCCTGGCGGCTCTTCCGGGCTCTCTTCGACAAGGGCTATTATCAATACGACATTTCGGCTTACAGCGGCCGGCTGACCGAGGCCGGACGCGCGGCCGCAAAGGACTTGCGCAAGTGA
- a CDS encoding methyltransferase family protein — protein sequence MTLILAGALMALPSDMLPGFGARFAPAGEGLFWIGIGLTALGLLFAAWARHCLGANWSGVVSIQSGHELVRTGPYALVRHPIYTGLLTAFAGSALTLGQWRGVAAVALAILALWRKLALEERWLIEEFGEPYKAYRRRVRAVIPFLL from the coding sequence ATGACGCTTATCCTTGCCGGAGCGCTCATGGCGCTGCCGTCGGACATGCTTCCCGGCTTCGGAGCGCGGTTCGCGCCGGCTGGAGAAGGGCTTTTCTGGATCGGAATCGGATTGACCGCGCTGGGCCTGCTTTTCGCCGCCTGGGCACGGCATTGCCTGGGGGCCAATTGGAGCGGTGTGGTGTCGATCCAATCCGGTCACGAGTTGGTGCGCACGGGACCGTATGCGCTAGTCCGCCACCCCATCTATACCGGCCTGCTGACGGCGTTCGCGGGTTCCGCCCTGACGCTTGGCCAGTGGCGCGGCGTGGCGGCGGTGGCGCTCGCCATCCTTGCGCTGTGGCGCAAATTGGCGCTGGAGGAACGGTGGCTCATCGAGGAGTTCGGAGAGCCTTACAAGGCCTACCGGCGTCGCGTTCGCGCCGTGATTCCCTTTTTGTTGTAA
- a CDS encoding class I adenylate cyclase encodes MTRPGSPAQTIMRTLRTGLSQPPGSDLSPLVPLARQALAFIDRGAVNDPATAGEASELAFLLAALLAAGDDHFARQAFGLLFRLGVEGEVLAVIYLEKLPEDQAISILGSLGVEEKLLFANAFYRRPRPSRPKTNQFCLEIIADVVERVPDELLILLDLLANRHEYPALPVRNALVRGRLGMWLHRLLEMDLSAEQTRYMARVIGRLREPTLIEKLALRLGDMDEVSAETVCLALAETPGVNPAVAAKPLRALFAAPEPSLAAAALAALARCDPAQAATAAAACIADAPERLLELGAFLTNLPLTAFGQLLRALPAATRQRTLTSVYAILAAAMPRTMETAARAALKSGIAPPALGQILTDDMAARARAAARPFPSRPTMPGAATDRQQEQKGLWRRVKTMVGGPDADALNGKTEGLLRTLAAGGEINNFQASWARLDGVQVTGAALSKATFRATSLGHAAFAKTTFTNCQFTDVGFEESSFSEVAFRGCRFADCRFSKSVLENVRFDACELRLCSFASITGRNLAFDAVEAWECDLYGAAAINLKLSRCRFRGVSLVRAALHEFSARGALFSDCLFEMASFPRANLRGVRTKGCYFAGSRFSGATDESDILGAMAKDEAEALAETELDIPLPAELASGPGLRLVAACCDAAFFSRDLARRRRALLANNKRRLSWARRRLGEEGAAFLDMMPVLIEAPFVRDASGTRQAPAARIAGYYPDLPAVRHAARYGGRTIADCASRPLAPIGVESVYTIGSMGTVAQGAESDLDVWICLNEKAASRPDYAAFQEKLETISRQAMADRGLEIHFFCMTVADVRNNVFGYSEDEGYGSAQGCLLKEEFYRTALVVAGRKPAWWCMAPRIAPEAYAKALAGLVRSEPEIAADSLDFGCVQSIAGDEYFGASLWMIVKSLTSPFKSIMKFGLLEKYAAAPGTPELLCDTLKQSIFASLGGLWHCDPYALLFREVSRHYERAGQAGAVELLRQAFMQKTGFDPCEEYIGRDGDTLLDHYFPYAPTPGGGCPPPPKRETKIGQASFAAATALGDAITQYFLRAYERLKERSRELASGGGLTERDQTMLSRRIAASFGRKVGKIMRLPFVRPGHDLFDSLEFGYEEIAPREKGFVVRGEPRSGGDRGARTRETVRQDASLPRLCAWIVANELYRPGMPLGASTLPAPLTLPDVTGLLAAIHSAFPARETFGPPLSWGLAPERITAALIAVNLLTPREERRSVTADVLYATSWGELFHVVRTKELEVLDDSPAFFLTEAVETPLDPELRLALHAPVKSQCPTGRQARR; translated from the coding sequence GTGACCCGGCCGGGCTCCCCGGCCCAAACCATCATGCGGACCCTGCGCACCGGCCTGTCCCAGCCGCCGGGTTCCGACCTGTCCCCCCTGGTTCCCCTGGCCCGGCAGGCCCTGGCCTTCATCGACCGGGGCGCCGTCAACGACCCGGCCACGGCCGGCGAAGCATCCGAATTGGCTTTTCTCCTGGCCGCGCTGCTCGCCGCCGGCGATGATCATTTCGCCAGGCAGGCCTTCGGGCTCCTTTTCCGCCTGGGCGTCGAAGGCGAGGTCCTGGCCGTCATTTACCTGGAAAAACTGCCCGAAGACCAGGCCATCTCCATCCTCGGCTCGCTCGGCGTCGAGGAAAAGCTCCTTTTCGCCAATGCCTTCTACCGCCGTCCCCGGCCTTCGCGTCCCAAAACGAACCAGTTCTGCCTCGAAATCATCGCCGACGTGGTCGAGCGCGTGCCCGACGAGCTGCTCATCCTGCTCGACCTTCTGGCCAACCGCCACGAATATCCGGCCCTGCCCGTGCGCAATGCCCTGGTGCGGGGACGGCTCGGCATGTGGCTGCACCGACTGTTGGAGATGGACCTTTCCGCCGAACAGACCCGGTATATGGCCCGGGTGATCGGCCGCCTGCGCGAACCCACGCTGATCGAAAAGCTGGCCCTGCGCCTCGGCGACATGGACGAGGTGTCCGCCGAAACGGTGTGTCTCGCCCTGGCCGAAACGCCCGGCGTCAACCCGGCCGTGGCGGCAAAACCCCTTCGAGCCCTGTTCGCAGCGCCGGAACCTTCGCTTGCGGCCGCCGCCCTGGCCGCCTTGGCCCGGTGCGATCCCGCCCAGGCCGCAACCGCCGCCGCCGCGTGCATCGCCGATGCGCCGGAGCGGCTGCTCGAACTGGGCGCATTTCTGACCAACCTGCCTCTGACCGCCTTTGGCCAGTTGCTGCGGGCGCTTCCGGCGGCAACGCGCCAGAGGACGCTGACCTCGGTCTATGCCATTTTGGCCGCGGCCATGCCCCGGACCATGGAAACCGCCGCCCGGGCCGCGCTCAAATCGGGCATCGCCCCCCCCGCCCTGGGGCAGATTCTCACCGACGACATGGCCGCCAGGGCCAGGGCCGCGGCGCGTCCTTTTCCCTCCCGTCCCACGATGCCCGGAGCTGCCACGGACCGACAGCAGGAACAAAAGGGACTTTGGCGGCGCGTCAAAACCATGGTGGGCGGCCCTGACGCGGACGCCCTCAACGGCAAGACCGAGGGGCTTCTCCGGACGCTCGCGGCCGGCGGCGAAATCAACAACTTCCAGGCGTCCTGGGCGCGTCTCGACGGCGTGCAGGTGACCGGAGCCGCCCTTTCCAAGGCCACGTTCCGGGCGACCAGCCTGGGGCATGCCGCGTTCGCCAAAACGACCTTCACCAATTGCCAGTTCACGGACGTCGGCTTCGAGGAAAGCTCGTTTTCCGAGGTGGCGTTTCGCGGCTGCCGCTTCGCCGACTGCCGGTTCAGCAAAAGCGTTCTCGAAAACGTTCGCTTCGACGCTTGCGAACTGCGGCTGTGCTCCTTTGCCTCGATTACAGGCCGCAACCTGGCCTTCGATGCGGTCGAAGCCTGGGAATGCGATCTGTATGGAGCCGCCGCCATCAACCTGAAGCTCTCCCGCTGCCGGTTTCGGGGCGTCAGCCTCGTGCGGGCGGCGTTGCACGAATTCTCGGCCCGGGGCGCGCTTTTTTCCGACTGCCTGTTCGAAATGGCCTCCTTTCCCCGGGCCAATTTGCGCGGCGTGCGCACCAAGGGCTGTTATTTCGCCGGATCACGCTTTTCCGGCGCCACGGACGAATCCGATATCCTGGGGGCCATGGCCAAGGACGAGGCCGAGGCCCTGGCCGAAACCGAACTGGACATCCCCCTGCCCGCGGAGCTTGCCTCGGGGCCGGGGCTGCGCCTTGTGGCCGCCTGTTGCGACGCGGCCTTTTTCTCCCGCGACCTGGCCCGGCGGCGACGGGCGCTCCTGGCCAACAACAAGCGCCGCCTGTCCTGGGCCAGAAGACGTCTTGGCGAGGAAGGCGCGGCTTTTCTGGACATGATGCCCGTGCTTATCGAAGCGCCCTTCGTGCGCGACGCCTCGGGCACGCGGCAAGCCCCGGCGGCGCGCATCGCCGGGTATTATCCCGACCTTCCCGCCGTGCGCCATGCCGCGCGCTACGGCGGTCGGACCATAGCGGACTGCGCAAGCCGTCCCCTGGCCCCCATCGGCGTGGAGTCGGTCTACACCATCGGCAGCATGGGCACCGTGGCCCAGGGCGCGGAGTCGGATCTCGACGTCTGGATATGCCTGAACGAAAAAGCGGCTTCCCGCCCGGATTACGCGGCCTTCCAGGAAAAGCTCGAAACCATCAGCCGCCAGGCCATGGCCGACCGTGGGCTTGAAATCCACTTTTTCTGCATGACCGTCGCCGATGTGCGCAACAATGTCTTCGGCTACTCCGAGGACGAGGGCTACGGCTCGGCCCAGGGCTGCCTGCTCAAGGAGGAGTTCTACCGTACGGCGCTGGTCGTCGCCGGCCGGAAACCGGCATGGTGGTGCATGGCCCCGCGCATCGCCCCGGAAGCCTACGCCAAGGCGTTGGCCGGCCTTGTCCGCTCCGAACCGGAAATCGCGGCCGACAGCCTCGATTTCGGCTGCGTGCAATCCATCGCCGGAGACGAATACTTCGGGGCCTCGTTGTGGATGATCGTCAAATCCTTAACGAGCCCGTTCAAATCCATCATGAAATTCGGGCTACTGGAAAAATACGCCGCCGCCCCGGGCACGCCGGAACTGCTGTGCGACACCCTCAAGCAGTCGATTTTCGCCAGTCTTGGCGGGCTTTGGCACTGCGACCCGTACGCCCTGCTCTTCCGCGAAGTCAGCCGGCATTACGAGCGTGCCGGACAGGCCGGCGCGGTGGAGTTGTTGCGCCAGGCCTTCATGCAAAAAACCGGATTCGATCCCTGCGAGGAATACATCGGCCGGGACGGCGATACCCTGCTCGACCATTATTTTCCCTATGCCCCGACGCCCGGCGGGGGGTGTCCGCCGCCGCCCAAACGGGAAACCAAGATCGGACAGGCGAGCTTCGCCGCGGCAACGGCCCTGGGCGACGCCATTACCCAATACTTTCTGCGCGCCTATGAACGGCTCAAGGAACGCAGCCGGGAACTGGCCAGCGGCGGCGGGCTGACCGAACGCGACCAGACCATGCTGTCGCGCCGCATCGCCGCCAGTTTCGGCCGCAAGGTCGGCAAGATCATGCGGCTGCCGTTCGTGCGGCCGGGGCATGACCTGTTTGATTCCCTGGAATTCGGCTACGAGGAGATCGCGCCCAGGGAAAAAGGCTTCGTGGTGCGCGGCGAGCCGCGAAGCGGCGGCGATCGCGGGGCGCGGACGCGGGAAACCGTGCGCCAGGACGCCTCCCTGCCGCGCCTTTGCGCCTGGATCGTGGCCAACGAACTCTATCGGCCGGGCATGCCCCTTGGCGCGTCGACCCTGCCGGCGCCGCTCACCCTGCCCGATGTCACCGGGCTGCTCGCGGCCATCCACAGCGCGTTTCCGGCCAGGGAGACCTTCGGCCCGCCCTTGTCCTGGGGGCTGGCCCCGGAACGCATCACCGCCGCCCTGATCGCGGTCAACCTGCTTACCCCGCGCGAGGAACGCCGCTCCGTGACGGCGGATGTGCTCTATGCAACAAGTTGGGGGGAACTTTTCCACGTGGTGCGGACCAAGGAACTCGAGGTGCTCGACGATTCCCCGGCCTTCTTCCTGACCGAAGCCGTGGAGACGCCCCTGGACCCCGAGTTGCGCCTCGCCCTGCACGCCCCGGTCAAATCCCAATGCCCCACCGGGCGTCAGGCCAGACGTTAA
- a CDS encoding HD-GYP domain-containing protein, giving the protein MHIDEYPILVEQLCPGLFIRIDEPGLTHPFPAKGFKLKSEADVAKVLSLGLAHVFCVPDKSDRLPISLEEVDGMSGKPQKGPWTAARTPVSAELSSLKRETIERNKERLERFANCERRYAKAMDKVVEAIKRVSSPSAEVLEAAGEVVGPMADVFLSDLDVLINVMTAKMREEAKHYHALNVAVLSMMLAKELGVGKTDIEEVGLGALFHDVGKGRVPIQRFSKGSMLTMNKVLKEYYMEHPKIGAKMLAAVPGFPTAAQSLVLQHHEHIDGSGFPARLAGSAISLGARIASVADAYDRFCNGKDGEEGVTPHEAMKALYKHRAFYDPKAVTFFIRKLGVYPPGTLVELSNGMQGMVVSANMRDSMRPSIKVYHPDIPKREALIIDLVIETELTVIKALKPVELAPDVLHYLNPGRQVSYYVDAAPRT; this is encoded by the coding sequence ATGCACATCGACGAATACCCCATCCTGGTGGAACAGCTCTGCCCCGGACTTTTCATCCGCATCGACGAGCCGGGGCTCACCCACCCGTTCCCGGCCAAAGGGTTCAAGCTCAAAAGCGAGGCCGACGTGGCCAAGGTGCTCTCCCTCGGCCTGGCCCATGTTTTTTGCGTGCCGGACAAATCCGACCGCCTGCCCATTTCGCTGGAAGAGGTCGACGGCATGTCCGGCAAACCCCAGAAAGGGCCCTGGACCGCCGCCCGCACCCCGGTTTCGGCCGAACTCTCGAGCCTCAAGCGCGAAACCATCGAGCGCAACAAGGAGCGGCTCGAACGCTTCGCCAATTGCGAGCGACGCTACGCAAAGGCCATGGACAAGGTTGTCGAGGCCATAAAGCGCGTTTCCTCCCCCAGCGCCGAGGTGCTGGAAGCCGCCGGCGAAGTGGTCGGCCCCATGGCCGACGTCTTCCTGTCCGATCTCGATGTCCTCATCAACGTCATGACCGCCAAGATGCGGGAAGAGGCCAAGCACTACCACGCCTTAAACGTGGCCGTGCTGTCCATGATGCTGGCCAAGGAACTGGGCGTCGGCAAGACCGATATCGAGGAGGTCGGCCTTGGCGCGCTGTTCCACGACGTGGGCAAGGGCCGGGTGCCCATTCAGCGCTTCAGCAAGGGCAGTATGCTGACCATGAACAAGGTGCTCAAAGAATACTACATGGAGCACCCCAAGATCGGGGCGAAAATGCTGGCCGCCGTGCCCGGCTTTCCCACCGCCGCCCAATCCCTGGTCCTGCAACACCATGAGCACATCGACGGCTCGGGCTTCCCCGCCCGCCTCGCGGGTTCGGCCATCAGCCTCGGCGCGCGCATAGCCAGTGTGGCCGATGCCTACGACCGCTTCTGCAACGGCAAGGATGGCGAGGAAGGCGTAACGCCCCATGAGGCCATGAAGGCGCTTTACAAGCATCGCGCTTTTTACGACCCCAAGGCCGTCACCTTTTTTATCCGCAAGCTCGGCGTCTACCCGCCCGGCACGTTGGTGGAGCTGTCCAACGGCATGCAGGGCATGGTCGTCTCCGCCAACATGCGCGATTCCATGCGTCCTTCCATCAAGGTCTACCATCCCGACATTCCCAAACGCGAGGCGCTCATCATCGACCTTGTCATCGAGACGGAACTGACCGTGATCAAGGCCCTCAAACCGGTGGAACTGGCCCCGGACGTGCTCCACTATCTCAATCCCGGCAGACAGGTTTCCTACTATGTGGACGCCGCACCCCGCACATAG
- a CDS encoding tetratricopeptide repeat protein encodes MENSAPPPRKPVKGVFSTDAQEFQGKRRIGHLSQRIFVYAVEQDDGRVLIQRLSRNFMPAGARRFITRESLLADYLPEPSIYINKLVPVMRRLEETVATADRHRQRQELFTAEFEYKNVLRVDEEHVKATFGLGLTYLERQEKQNADIVFQKIMRIEAAFTPEHKHLFNDFGIQMRKLGMYDEAMRYYIRAYHLCRTDEHLLYNMARTLYEKGRLKSSRMMLTHALRLNPEFPEGKAFMAYLDSRRRGEMPPEPPLE; translated from the coding sequence ATGGAAAATTCCGCCCCGCCCCCACGCAAACCCGTCAAGGGCGTTTTTTCCACCGACGCCCAGGAATTTCAGGGAAAAAGACGGATTGGCCACCTGAGCCAGCGAATCTTCGTCTACGCCGTGGAGCAGGACGACGGCCGCGTCCTCATCCAGCGCTTGAGCCGCAATTTCATGCCCGCCGGCGCCAGGCGCTTTATCACCAGGGAGAGCCTCCTGGCCGACTACCTGCCCGAGCCGTCCATCTACATCAACAAACTTGTGCCGGTCATGCGCCGTCTGGAGGAGACCGTGGCCACAGCGGATCGGCATCGGCAGCGGCAGGAACTTTTCACCGCGGAGTTCGAATACAAAAATGTGCTGCGGGTGGACGAGGAACACGTCAAGGCCACGTTCGGGCTGGGGCTTACCTATCTTGAGCGCCAGGAGAAGCAAAACGCGGACATAGTCTTTCAAAAAATCATGCGCATCGAGGCGGCGTTCACCCCGGAGCATAAGCATTTGTTCAACGATTTCGGCATTCAGATGCGCAAGCTCGGCATGTACGACGAGGCCATGCGCTATTACATCCGCGCCTACCATCTGTGCCGCACAGATGAACACCTGCTCTACAACATGGCCAGGACCCTCTATGAGAAGGGACGGCTCAAAAGTTCCCGGATGATGTTGACGCATGCCTTGCGTCTCAATCCGGAATTTCCCGAGGGCAAGGCGTTTATGGCCTACCTCGATTCCAGGCGGCGCGGCGAGATGCCGCCGGAGCCGCCGCTCGAATGA
- a CDS encoding methyl-accepting chemotaxis protein — MGRFKVGVRLFVSVIVTSLITVGIAVLGYQGLRQTGAGVSDVAGEALPCVEGLGFVKEGILAAQSAERTILIPELGNSKEFDRQRENLQKGLDLADQGRAMVEGLLRGDEEAAQWKVFNAALADWRASSAKVVDLVSRNKRSNALTMSIGTSMISLRKAMAALNFLLERSRTGADAMALSVQKEAGRRGMVLIVAGAACLLLSIALGTLVTLSIVRPLRKGVAFARAVADGNLDARLTVTGRDEIGELADALRRMLASLRESLEAARKRGEEAAAEAQKACDATAEADAHRLAAEKAREEGMLDASRCLADVVAVLTDAAAELAERTAQATQGADEQAGRLSETVASMGQMSATVLDVAQNAATASETASEARERAMAGSEVVRKAVDGITAARDKALSLAKDMAELGNRAEGIGNILGVISDIADQTNLLALNAAIEAARAGEAGRGFAVVADEVRKLAEKTMTATAEVGQAIRDVQAGTRKSADGVGEAVTVIESATALAGESGQALDAIVSLVETAADQVRSIAAASQEQSAATDAIENSIADVNRVSGETAEAMERAALTVTGLGEQTRILQGLIDELRGSGQAALPA, encoded by the coding sequence ATGGGGCGGTTCAAGGTCGGGGTCAGGCTTTTTGTTTCCGTGATCGTCACCTCGCTTATCACCGTGGGCATCGCGGTTCTTGGCTATCAGGGGCTGCGCCAGACCGGGGCCGGCGTCTCGGATGTGGCCGGTGAGGCCCTGCCCTGCGTGGAGGGGCTCGGTTTCGTCAAGGAGGGGATTCTCGCCGCCCAGTCGGCCGAGCGCACCATCCTCATTCCCGAACTGGGCAACTCCAAGGAATTCGACCGGCAGCGCGAGAACCTGCAAAAGGGCCTGGACCTGGCCGACCAGGGCAGGGCCATGGTGGAGGGGCTCCTTCGCGGCGACGAGGAGGCGGCCCAGTGGAAGGTCTTCAACGCCGCCCTGGCCGACTGGCGCGCCTCCAGCGCCAAGGTGGTGGACCTCGTCTCCCGCAACAAGCGCAGCAACGCCTTGACCATGTCCATCGGCACCTCCATGATTTCCTTGCGCAAGGCCATGGCCGCGCTCAATTTTCTGCTGGAACGCAGCCGGACCGGGGCCGACGCCATGGCTTTGTCCGTGCAAAAGGAAGCCGGCCGGCGCGGCATGGTTCTGATCGTGGCCGGCGCGGCTTGTCTGCTTCTTTCCATCGCCCTGGGCACCCTTGTCACCCTTTCCATCGTGCGGCCGCTGCGCAAGGGCGTGGCCTTCGCCCGGGCGGTGGCCGACGGGAATCTGGATGCGCGCCTGACCGTCACGGGGCGCGACGAGATCGGCGAGCTGGCCGACGCCTTGCGCCGGATGCTGGCTTCGCTGCGGGAGAGCCTGGAAGCGGCCAGAAAGCGGGGTGAGGAAGCCGCCGCCGAGGCCCAAAAAGCCTGCGACGCCACGGCGGAGGCCGACGCCCACCGTTTGGCCGCCGAAAAGGCGCGCGAGGAGGGCATGCTCGACGCCTCCAGATGTCTGGCCGATGTGGTGGCCGTCCTCACCGACGCGGCGGCCGAACTGGCCGAACGCACGGCGCAGGCCACGCAAGGCGCGGACGAGCAGGCCGGGCGGCTTTCGGAAACCGTCGCCTCCATGGGCCAGATGAGCGCCACCGTGCTCGATGTGGCCCAAAACGCCGCCACCGCTTCGGAGACCGCGTCCGAGGCCCGGGAGCGGGCCATGGCCGGTTCCGAAGTGGTGCGCAAGGCCGTCGACGGCATTACCGCCGCCAGGGACAAGGCGCTTTCCCTGGCCAAGGACATGGCCGAACTGGGCAACCGGGCCGAGGGCATCGGCAATATTCTCGGCGTCATTTCCGATATTGCCGACCAGACCAACCTGCTGGCCTTAAACGCCGCCATCGAGGCGGCCCGGGCCGGCGAGGCCGGGCGCGGCTTCGCCGTGGTCGCCGACGAGGTGCGAAAGCTGGCCGAAAAGACCATGACCGCCACGGCCGAGGTGGGGCAGGCCATCCGCGACGTCCAGGCCGGCACCCGCAAAAGCGCTGACGGCGTGGGCGAGGCCGTGACCGTCATCGAATCGGCCACAGCCCTGGCCGGCGAATCGGGGCAGGCCCTTGACGCCATCGTCTCCCTCGTGGAAACCGCCGCCGACCAGGTTCGTTCCATTGCCGCCGCTTCCCAGGAACAATCCGCCGCCACCGACGCCATCGAGAACTCCATCGCCGACGTCAACCGGGTGTCCGGGGAAACGGCCGAGGCCATGGAACGCGCGGCCCTGACCGTGACGGGCCTTGGCGAGCAGACCAGGATATTGCAGGGGCTCATCGACGAGCTGCGCGGTTCCGGCCAGGCGGCTTTGCCGGCCTGA
- a CDS encoding branched-chain amino acid transaminase: MGLRTDFIWMDGTLTPWDQANVHVLTHALHYGYAVFEGIRAYECVDGSSAVFRLKEHTARLFGSAKILGLTIPFTQEQVAAACVETLKANKMAAGYIRPLVFVGFGSMGVNPADNPIRLSIAVWPWGAYLGAEALEKGISIRTSSYTRYHVNSMMTKAKAAGNYVNSVLAKMEALADGFDEAMMLDAAGYVAEGSGENIFIVKDGVIKTPPLTTVLAGITRDSVLTVARELGYEVVEQFFTRDEVYVADEVFFTGTAAELTPIRAVDRRVIGEGHAGPVAKALQTAFFKVVKGENPAHADWLYKYGL; encoded by the coding sequence ATGGGGCTTCGTACTGATTTCATCTGGATGGATGGCACGCTTACGCCCTGGGATCAGGCCAACGTGCATGTCCTCACCCACGCCCTGCATTACGGCTACGCCGTGTTCGAGGGTATTCGGGCTTACGAGTGCGTCGACGGTTCCTCGGCTGTATTCCGCCTCAAGGAACACACGGCCCGGCTGTTCGGGTCCGCCAAGATCCTGGGACTGACCATTCCTTTCACCCAAGAACAGGTAGCCGCCGCCTGCGTGGAAACCCTCAAGGCCAACAAGATGGCCGCCGGTTACATCCGGCCGCTGGTGTTCGTCGGTTTCGGCTCCATGGGCGTCAATCCCGCCGACAACCCCATCCGGCTGTCCATTGCCGTGTGGCCGTGGGGGGCCTACCTCGGCGCGGAAGCCTTGGAAAAGGGCATCAGCATCCGCACCTCGAGCTACACCCGCTACCACGTCAACTCCATGATGACCAAGGCCAAGGCCGCCGGCAACTACGTCAACTCGGTGCTGGCCAAGATGGAAGCCCTGGCCGACGGGTTCGACGAGGCCATGATGCTCGACGCCGCCGGCTATGTGGCCGAGGGCTCGGGCGAGAATATCTTCATCGTCAAGGACGGCGTCATCAAAACGCCGCCCCTGACCACGGTCCTGGCCGGCATCACCCGCGACAGCGTCCTTACCGTGGCTCGCGAACTCGGCTACGAGGTGGTGGAGCAGTTCTTCACCCGCGACGAGGTCTACGTGGCCGACGAAGTCTTCTTCACCGGAACGGCCGCCGAACTGACCCCTATCCGGGCCGTCGACCGCCGCGTCATCGGCGAAGGCCATGCCGGTCCGGTGGCCAAGGCGCTCCAGACGGCCTTCTTCAAGGTCGTCAAGGGCGAAAATCCGGCCCATGCCGACTGGCTGTACAAGTACGGTCTGTAG